The Camelus bactrianus isolate YW-2024 breed Bactrian camel chromosome 12, ASM4877302v1, whole genome shotgun sequence genome includes a window with the following:
- the C1QL4 gene encoding complement C1q-like protein 4, protein MVLLLLVAIPLLVHSSRGPAHYEMLGRCRMVCDPHGPRGTGSDGATASVTPFPPGAKGEVGRRGKAGLRGPPGPPGPRGPPGEPGRPGPPGPPGPGPGGVAPPAGYVPRIAFYAGLRRPHEGYEVLRFDDVVTNVGNAYEAASGKFTCPMPGVYFFAYHVLMRGGDGTSMWADLMKNGQVRASAIAQDADQNYDYASNSVILHLDVGDEVFIKLDGGKVHGGNTNKYSTFSGFIIYPD, encoded by the exons atggtgctgctgctgctggtggccaTTCCGCTGCTAGTGCACAGCTCCCGCGGGCCGGCACACTACGAGATGCTGGGTCGCTGCCGCATGGTGTGCGACCCGCATGGGCCTCGGGGCACAGGATCCGACGGCGCGACCGCCTCCGTGACCCCCTTCCCTCCGGGAGCCAAGGGAGAGGTGGGCCGGCGGGGGAAGGCAGGTCTGCGAGGGCCCCCAGGACCGCCAGGCCCCAGAGGACCTCCAGGAGAGCCGGGCAGGCCAGGTCCCCCGGGCCCTCCCGGCCCAGGTCCCGGCGGGGTGGCGCCCCCTGCCGGCTACGTGCCTCGAATAGCTTTCTACGCTGGTCTGCGGCGGCCACACGAGGGTTACGAGGTGCTGCGTTTCGACGACGTGGTGACCAACGTGGGCAACGCTTACGAGGCGGCCAGTGGCAAGTTCACCTGCCCCATGCCAGGTGTCTACTTCTTCGCTTACCATGTGCTCATGCGCGGCGGTGACGGCACCAGCATGTGGGCTGACTTGATGAAGAATGGACAG GTCCGAGCCAGCGCCATTGCTCAGGATGCGGACCAGAACTACGACTACGCCAGCAACAGCGTCATCCTGCACTTGGATGTGGGAGATGAAGTCTTCATCAAGCTGGACGGCGGGAAGGTGCATGGCGGTAACACCAACAAGTACAGCACCTTCTCTGGCTTCATCATCTACCCGGACTGA
- the LOC123619524 gene encoding uncharacterized protein LOC123619524 isoform X3, protein MATSSSSTMATPTAAPATRLRRLSRDAARASKSSSLLGAMAAEARSSPRTPEAVAGLGPGSGSPRRLLPAPPPLRAPASVLRFPKPSVKAEVPASRMPALRTAAFSRMAAPKSPATQTDRSLPELGLLSALWTSQALRCEWRPPDTTSCSSLQLMKCGERPHRELSDPSFLRWDIGSRAETDSKRETSRTPTPT, encoded by the exons AtggccaccagcagcagcagcaccatgGCCACCCCGACGGCCGCGCCCGCCACCCGCTTGCGGCGGCTCAGCCGCGACGCGGCCAGGGCCAGCAAATCCTCCTCACTCTTGGGCGCAATGGCGGCGGAGGCCCGGAGCTCTCCACGGACCCCGGAGGCGGTGGCCGGGCTCGGGCCTGGATCGGGATCCCCCCGACGGCTGCTCCCGGCACCCCCGCCCCTGCGGGCTCCCGCCTCAGTGCTGCGGTTCCCCAAACCTTCCGTCAAGGCGGAGGTCCCCGC ATCTAGGATGCCTGCTCTCCGGACAGCTGCTTTCTCAAGGATGGCGGCGCCTAAGTCCCCTGCTACCCAGACGGATCGCTCTCTGCCGGAGCTGGGACTACTCTCCGCGCTCTGGACGTCCCAGGCTCTGCGCTGCGAGTGGCGCCCACCGGACACGACCTCCTG CTCCAGCCTCCAGTTAATGAAATGTGGCGAGCGGCCGCACAGAGAGCTGTCAGACCCCTCATTTCTCCGGTGGGATATTGGATCCCGCGCTGAGACCGACAG caAGCGGGAGACTTCACGAACCCCCACACCCACCTGA
- the LOC123619524 gene encoding uncharacterized protein LOC123619524 isoform X2, with product MATSSSSTMATPTAAPATRLRRLSRDAARASKSSSLLGAMAAEARSSPRTPEAVAGLGPGSGSPRRLLPAPPPLRAPASVLRFPKPSVKAEVPASRMPALRTAAFSRMAAPKSPATQTDRSLPELGLLSALWTSQALRCEWRPPDTTSCSSLQLMKCGERPHRELSDPSFLRWDIGSRAETDRGGNRPKKRQDLPRSRNRIKIGAHDIEMKASCIPGPSQHRGGRMWTILMLGKPSPPSLLLLVLPLAKVSEIQRTWVPEG from the exons AtggccaccagcagcagcagcaccatgGCCACCCCGACGGCCGCGCCCGCCACCCGCTTGCGGCGGCTCAGCCGCGACGCGGCCAGGGCCAGCAAATCCTCCTCACTCTTGGGCGCAATGGCGGCGGAGGCCCGGAGCTCTCCACGGACCCCGGAGGCGGTGGCCGGGCTCGGGCCTGGATCGGGATCCCCCCGACGGCTGCTCCCGGCACCCCCGCCCCTGCGGGCTCCCGCCTCAGTGCTGCGGTTCCCCAAACCTTCCGTCAAGGCGGAGGTCCCCGC ATCTAGGATGCCTGCTCTCCGGACAGCTGCTTTCTCAAGGATGGCGGCGCCTAAGTCCCCTGCTACCCAGACGGATCGCTCTCTGCCGGAGCTGGGACTACTCTCCGCGCTCTGGACGTCCCAGGCTCTGCGCTGCGAGTGGCGCCCACCGGACACGACCTCCTG CTCCAGCCTCCAGTTAATGAAATGTGGCGAGCGGCCGCACAGAGAGCTGTCAGACCCCTCATTTCTCCGGTGGGATATTGGATCCCGCGCTGAGACCGACAG aggaggaaacaggcccaAGAAGCGGCAAGACTTGCCAAGGTCACGTAACAGAATCAAGATTGGAGCCCACGACATTGAAATGAAGGCATCTTGCATCCCAGGTCCATCCCAGCATCGAGGCGGGAGGATGTGGACTATTCTCATGCTGGGGAAGCCCTCGCCCCCATCCCTTTTGCTTCTGGTTCTCCCTCTCGCCAAAGTCAGCGAGATACAGCGGACATGGGTTCCTGAGGGATAA
- the LOC123619524 gene encoding uncharacterized protein LOC123619524 isoform X1, with protein sequence MATSSSSTMATPTAAPATRLRRLSRDAARASKSSSLLGAMAAEARSSPRTPEAVAGLGPGSGSPRRLLPAPPPLRAPASVLRFPKPSVKAEVPASRMPALRTAAFSRMAAPKSPATQTDRSLPELGLLSALWTSQALRCEWRPPDTTSCSSLQLMKCGERPHRELSDPSFLRWDIGSRAETDRDSTAVGPAIHPVRRQLGGQTKSSFGWMRVPADRKCEGSALPPAAHPAPSPHNRRPPVTQPAARGAPGPGLGEGGGGTAA encoded by the exons AtggccaccagcagcagcagcaccatgGCCACCCCGACGGCCGCGCCCGCCACCCGCTTGCGGCGGCTCAGCCGCGACGCGGCCAGGGCCAGCAAATCCTCCTCACTCTTGGGCGCAATGGCGGCGGAGGCCCGGAGCTCTCCACGGACCCCGGAGGCGGTGGCCGGGCTCGGGCCTGGATCGGGATCCCCCCGACGGCTGCTCCCGGCACCCCCGCCCCTGCGGGCTCCCGCCTCAGTGCTGCGGTTCCCCAAACCTTCCGTCAAGGCGGAGGTCCCCGC ATCTAGGATGCCTGCTCTCCGGACAGCTGCTTTCTCAAGGATGGCGGCGCCTAAGTCCCCTGCTACCCAGACGGATCGCTCTCTGCCGGAGCTGGGACTACTCTCCGCGCTCTGGACGTCCCAGGCTCTGCGCTGCGAGTGGCGCCCACCGGACACGACCTCCTG CTCCAGCCTCCAGTTAATGAAATGTGGCGAGCGGCCGCACAGAGAGCTGTCAGACCCCTCATTTCTCCGGTGGGATATTGGATCCCGCGCTGAGACCGACAG GGATTCCACGGCTGTCGGTCCCGCCATCCATCCTGTCCGCCGGCAATTAGGCGGCCAGACAAAGAGCAGCTTCGGATGGATGAGGGTCCCGGCGGATCGGAAATGTGAAGGGTCAGCGCTGCCGCCCGCGGCGCACCCCGCTCCCTCTCCGCATAATCGCCGGCCGCCCGTCACTCAGCCTGCCGCCAGAGGAGCTCCGGGGcccgggctgggggagggtgggggtgggacagcAGCCTAG
- the DNAJC22 gene encoding LOW QUALITY PROTEIN: dnaJ homolog subfamily C member 22 (The sequence of the model RefSeq protein was modified relative to this genomic sequence to represent the inferred CDS: inserted 3 bases in 2 codons) gives MAKGLLMTYVLWAVGGPVGLHHLYLGRDSHALLWMLTXGGGGLGWLWEFWKLPSFVAQANRAQGQRQSSGGGTPPLSPIRFAAQMIVGIYFGLVALISLSFMASFYIVGLPLAVGLGVLLVAAVGNQTSDFKNTLGVAFLTSPIFYGRPIAILPISLAASITAQKHRRYKSSLGSETLSVRLYRLGLAYLAFTGPLAYSALYSTAATLSYGAETLGSLSWFSFFPLFGRLMESVLLLPYRVWRLXGFSSSYFLEWEKLYEFVHSFQDEKYQLARQVLGVSEGATNEQIHRRYRELVKIWHPDDNRHQTEDAQRHFLEIQAVYEALNQLRKPRGS, from the exons ATGGCCAAGGGGCTCTTGATGACCTATGTCCTCTGGGCTGTAGGGGGCCCTGTTGGGCTCCACCACCTGTACCTGGGGCGGGACAGCCATGCATTGCTCTGGATGCTTA CTGGGGGGGGGGGACTAGGCTGGCTCTGGGAGTTCTGGAAGCTCCCAAGTTTTGTTGCTCAGGCCAACAGAGCCCAGGGGCAGAGGCAGAGCTCAGGAGGGGGGACACCCCCTCTGAGTCCCATTCGCTTTGCTGCCCAGATGATAGTGGGCATCTATTTTGGCCTTGTGGCTCTCATTAGCCTTTCTTTCATGGCCAGCTTCTATATTGTAGGCCTCCCACTGGCAGTTGGCTTAGGGGTCCTGCTGGTGGCTGCTGTTGGCAACCAGACCTCAGACTTTAAGAACACTCTAGGGGTGGCATTTCTTACTTCCCCTATCTTCTATGGCCGCCCCATAGCCATCCTGCCCATCAGCTTGGCTGCCAGCATCACAGCCCAGAAGCATCGCCGATACAAATCTTCACTTGGGTCAGAGACGCTCAGTGTGCGGCTCTACCGCCTGGGCTTGGCTTACCTTGCTTTCACAGGCCCGCTAGCGTACAGCGCCCTCTACAGCACAGCTGCCACCCTCAGCTATGGGGCGGAGACCCTAGGCTCCTTGAGTTGGTTCAGCTTCTTCCCCCTCTTTGGCCGCCTGATGGAGTCTGTCCTCCTTCTGCCTTACCGAGTCTGGAGGCT TGGCTTCAGCAGCAGCTACTTCCTGGAGTGGGAGAAGCTGTACGAGTTTGTTCACAGTTTTCAGGATGAGAAGTATCAGCTGGCTCGCCAG GTTTTGGGTGTCTCAGAGGGggcaacaaatgaacaaatacatcGCAGATACCGAGAGCTAGTGAAGATCTGGCACCCTGACGACAACCGGCACCAGACAGAGGATGCTCAGAGGCACTTCCTGGAGATCCAGGCTGTGTATGAAGCCCTGAATCAGCTCAGGAAGCCCAGGGGTTCCTGA